AGCCAGGATCAAACTCTTCAGTTCAACTCCATCAGCTCAACATGAGCAAAGCCATGTCGCGCTCTTTACTCTCAAACTAAGCCCCTATCCCCGAAGGAATAACGACCCAGCGACGTCTTCGGCTCGCGCCTCCAACGTACCAGAGCGCCCACACAAATTACCTGAATCTCGTTGTTAAAGATCGCTTCGCTTTCCGCGCCTTCAGCGCCGCGAAGGCCAGCCATTCTAGCACCAACTAACTCCCTGTCAAGCGCTAAAATCGCCTCCCTGAAAGCCTTACAAAACCACCCTGTCAGGCCCGGAACGCCTCCGCAACAGCGGAGGGCACCGCGAAAAGGGACGCGGACAATAACCAAATTCGCACCGGCTGTCCACACCCACATCCCAACGAAATCTAGCCAAGCACTCCGCGATCCGTCAGCCAAGCAGAGATCGCCTCGCGAGCAGAGGTCGGACATTCCTCTTGCGGCACGTGACCGCAACCGTGGAGCACGACCAGCGGCGACGCGTCGGGCAATGCTGCGACCAGGCGCTGGCTATCGGCGAGCGGTACCAGCCTGTCCTCGCTGCCGCTCACGACCAGGGTCGGTTGGACGATTTCCGACAGGCGGGCGCTCACGGCAACGGAGTCGGTCAGCGAGCGGAGCAGTAGCGCACCCCACGCGAGATCCCAGTTGCGCACACTGGCGTGGATCCCAAACGACCGCCGCCGTTGCAAGGTGATACGGCCCGGATCGGCATAAGAACGTCTGAGCAGGGCATCGCTGTGCCCGAGATAGCGAGCCAGCCACAGGCTCAGACGCGCGAACTGGGGCAACCCGGCCACCGCCCTTGGCAAGGTCGGGCGACGCACATAGACCCATGGGTCCAGGAGAATCAGACCCGCCACCCGCTCCGGATGAGCAAGCGCGGCCTCCAGGGCCAGCGAGCCACCGGCCGAATTGCCGACGAGAACGGCCCGGTCGATCGCCAGCGCATCCATCAAGGCGAAGAGCTGCGTGACGGCCGCATCCCGGGTATAGGGGTTCGGGCCATCCCAGTCGCCAGGCGCAAGCTTCGCGCTCAGACCGTAGGGCGGTTGGTCATAGGCAATGGCCCGACCCCGCTCACTGAAGAAACCGAACAGCTCGCTCCAGCTGAAGGCGTTGAAGGTGAATCCGTGCAGCAACACAAAATTGACCGCCCCAGACTCCCCCCTGCGCTCGTCGCCGGCCTCGCGATAGTGAATCTCGATGCCCTCGGTACCCTCGAAGGGAATTTCGATGAAACGGCTATCTTTCGCTGCCAGCTCACGCGGCGCAGCGAGCCCGGGCTGCGGGGCCGTCGAGACCAGCATCGGGAGGATGGCCAGGACGACGGAGATCGCAAGCACAATGGCGACAAAGATCAGCATGGCAAGAATCCGCAGCTGGCGGGACCATCACGGCATCGGCGACGCAACCCCGCCTACTCCATCGGGGCCTGCTCGACGGATGCCGCAAACCGCCAGCGATTCTCGCAGACATCGCCAGCCAGGCCCACCCCTTCGAGCTGGCTCCTGGCGACGACGCAGAGCGGATATTCGGGTACCCACTCCGTCGCCTGCGAGCGGGCGGCACGGGCTTTCGCACAGGCCTCTCCGCGCCGCACTGGCTCGATTGGCGGATCTGGGGCCGAGTTGTCGTATCATGCTCGATTCAATGCCCAGATGACTGTGCCACCTGGCGATAGCGACAAGCCGCTGAGGCCAACGTTTCAATGCGACACCGAGTCGGCGCGGTCATCCGAACGATGGAAAGGGCGAAAAGTCTCCTTCCAGCAGATTTTTCGCGACCGGGCATCCATACCCTGCACGGACCCCTTGGATATTCAACGCGTCGCCGAGAAACTGCTCGCACCGAGATCGCCGCCACCTGAAATGCTCGCGCCAACCGAAACCCTGGAGCACCTGAAAGGGCGCCTCGCCGAAGCCATCGGTCTCCTGCCCCTGAGACGGCCCAATGGACTCGCCTCCCTCGTCTTGGAGCTGCCCCGTGTGCCGGCGCTCGCCCCAGTCCTCCCTGGCCCCCAGTTCCAGTTCGCCCACCGCGACAGCAAC
This portion of the Thioflavicoccus mobilis 8321 genome encodes:
- a CDS encoding alpha/beta fold hydrolase, encoding MLIFVAIVLAISVVLAILPMLVSTAPQPGLAAPRELAAKDSRFIEIPFEGTEGIEIHYREAGDERRGESGAVNFVLLHGFTFNAFSWSELFGFFSERGRAIAYDQPPYGLSAKLAPGDWDGPNPYTRDAAVTQLFALMDALAIDRAVLVGNSAGGSLALEAALAHPERVAGLILLDPWVYVRRPTLPRAVAGLPQFARLSLWLARYLGHSDALLRRSYADPGRITLQRRRSFGIHASVRNWDLAWGALLLRSLTDSVAVSARLSEIVQPTLVVSGSEDRLVPLADSQRLVAALPDASPLVVLHGCGHVPQEECPTSAREAISAWLTDRGVLG